In one window of Candidatus Hydrogenedentota bacterium DNA:
- a CDS encoding V-type ATP synthase subunit A has protein sequence MAVATDVNQGVVVKVSGPLVVATGLGSARMYEMVRVGEPRLFGEIIEIRGDEFSIQVYEETEGIGPGQPVFRTGEALSVELGPGLIKSIYDGVQRPLDKLAEDFGDFIVRGAERPALDRAVQWKFEPVAKTGDKVAPGDVLGTVVESKLVVHKIMVPPGVSGSVTRIAAVTGNVDTEVAVIETASGARPVTMVQRWPVRYGRPVASKLPPSQPLVTGQRVIDMFFPLAQGGTACVPGPFGSGKTVVQHQLAKWSNARIIVYVGCGERGNEMTDVLMEFPHLKDPESGEPLMERTVLIANTSNMPVAAREASVFTGITIAEYFRDMGYSVALMADSTSRWAEAMREISGRLEEMPGEEGYPAYLSSRIASFYERSGNVVCVGSDKRPGSLSLIGAVSPPGGDLSEPVVQATLRVVKVFWGLDDKLAFARHFPAINWLTSYSLYQDTIDEYANEKVDAAWEGVRRQAMAILQREAELEELVRLVGIDALAVEDRLLMQAAKMIREDFLHQNAFDERDSYTSLKKQMRILQVIQHYYKEARAGLKEGVALNALLSLKALDEIARAKLIPEDKLADFAVLESNITEEIKALPRV, from the coding sequence ATGGCGGTAGCGACAGACGTCAATCAAGGAGTGGTCGTCAAGGTATCCGGACCATTGGTGGTCGCCACGGGACTTGGCAGCGCGCGCATGTATGAGATGGTGCGCGTGGGTGAACCGAGGCTGTTCGGCGAGATCATCGAAATTCGCGGCGACGAGTTCTCGATTCAGGTGTACGAAGAGACGGAAGGGATCGGGCCCGGACAACCGGTGTTCCGCACCGGAGAAGCGCTGAGCGTGGAGCTTGGGCCGGGTCTCATCAAATCCATCTATGACGGCGTGCAGCGGCCGCTCGACAAGCTGGCGGAAGACTTTGGCGATTTCATCGTGCGCGGCGCGGAACGGCCCGCTCTCGATCGCGCGGTTCAGTGGAAGTTCGAACCGGTTGCCAAGACCGGCGACAAGGTCGCGCCCGGCGACGTGCTAGGAACGGTCGTCGAGAGCAAGCTTGTGGTTCACAAGATTATGGTTCCGCCGGGTGTATCCGGTTCCGTTACCCGCATTGCGGCGGTTACGGGCAATGTCGATACCGAGGTGGCTGTCATTGAGACTGCGTCGGGTGCGCGCCCGGTGACCATGGTGCAGCGCTGGCCGGTGCGTTACGGCCGGCCCGTGGCAAGCAAGCTGCCGCCGTCGCAGCCTTTGGTGACGGGTCAGCGCGTGATTGACATGTTTTTTCCGCTCGCACAAGGCGGGACGGCATGCGTTCCGGGACCTTTCGGAAGCGGCAAGACCGTGGTGCAGCATCAGCTCGCGAAGTGGTCCAATGCACGTATCATCGTATACGTCGGCTGCGGCGAACGCGGCAACGAAATGACCGACGTGCTTATGGAATTCCCGCACTTGAAGGACCCCGAATCCGGCGAGCCGCTGATGGAGCGCACGGTGCTGATTGCGAATACATCGAATATGCCGGTGGCCGCGCGCGAAGCGAGCGTGTTTACGGGCATTACGATTGCCGAGTACTTCCGCGACATGGGGTATTCCGTGGCGCTGATGGCCGACTCGACCAGCCGTTGGGCCGAGGCTATGCGCGAGATTTCGGGCCGCCTCGAGGAAATGCCCGGTGAAGAAGGCTATCCCGCGTATCTCAGCTCGCGTATTGCGAGTTTCTACGAACGATCCGGCAACGTCGTTTGCGTTGGATCGGACAAGCGTCCCGGTTCGTTGTCGCTGATCGGCGCGGTGTCGCCTCCCGGCGGTGACTTGTCCGAGCCGGTCGTGCAGGCCACGCTGCGCGTGGTGAAGGTGTTCTGGGGTCTGGACGACAAACTTGCGTTTGCACGCCACTTCCCAGCGATCAACTGGCTCACGTCGTATTCGCTGTACCAAGACACGATCGATGAATATGCGAACGAAAAAGTGGACGCGGCGTGGGAAGGCGTTCGCAGGCAGGCGATGGCCATTCTGCAGCGCGAAGCCGAGTTGGAAGAGTTGGTGCGCCTTGTGGGTATCGACGCGCTGGCGGTGGAGGATCGCCTTTTGATGCAGGCGGCGAAAATGATTCGCGAAGACTTCCTGCACCAAAACGCATTCGACGAGCGCGACAGTTACACGTCGTTGAAGAAGCAAATGCGTATCTTGCAGGTCATCCAGCATTACTACAAGGAAGCGCGCGCCGGCTTGAAGGAAGGCGTAGCGCTGAACGCGTTGCTGAGCCTGAAAGCGCTTGACGAGATCGCGCGCGCGAAACTAATTCCGGAAGACAAGCTCGCTGATTTTGCCGTCCTAGAATCCAACATCACCGAAGAGATTAAGGCGCTGCCGAGAGTCTGA
- a CDS encoding V-type ATPase subunit: MIAISEHQPAWGFACGRISVLEGKLLSHEFFLGLLSQTRIEDMLRQLQDTPLRDHVTSGAAWNDWSAIIDAYFHDEVVSIRNDCPSPHIANLFLLQRDYLNLKRAILRRSDFPFAPGAVSAQELAQIAAGDLGSVESPTKESVQEVWERSQAENFDAQLDLLMDGVFLRHLLAIATAADVELVTESIREYVLVRAMLALWRGLEQGVPVSEFRQCVLPLDGVGETVERLIEAGAAENWPAVLPFAIADRLREALEMPKTERIQHFDLASANALTTLASLGRYQVAGPERVFSYLSALDADVYNLKLAVCGRLSRIDSELLRRRLRAYHV; encoded by the coding sequence GTGATTGCCATATCGGAACATCAGCCCGCGTGGGGTTTCGCGTGCGGACGAATCAGCGTGCTGGAAGGCAAGCTGTTGTCGCACGAGTTCTTTTTGGGGCTTCTGTCGCAGACGCGCATCGAGGACATGCTGCGTCAGCTTCAAGACACGCCGTTGCGCGACCACGTGACATCGGGCGCGGCGTGGAACGATTGGAGCGCCATCATCGATGCCTATTTCCACGACGAGGTCGTGTCGATTCGGAACGACTGTCCGAGTCCCCATATTGCGAACCTGTTTCTTTTGCAGCGCGATTACCTCAATTTGAAGCGCGCGATTCTTCGCCGTTCGGACTTTCCGTTTGCGCCGGGCGCGGTGAGCGCGCAGGAACTGGCGCAGATTGCCGCGGGCGACCTGGGAAGCGTTGAGTCGCCCACGAAGGAATCGGTTCAAGAGGTGTGGGAACGGTCGCAGGCCGAGAATTTCGACGCGCAACTCGATTTGCTGATGGACGGTGTTTTTTTGCGTCATTTGCTGGCGATTGCGACCGCCGCGGACGTTGAACTTGTGACCGAGAGCATACGCGAGTACGTGTTGGTGCGCGCCATGCTCGCGCTGTGGCGCGGCTTGGAGCAGGGAGTGCCGGTTTCGGAGTTTCGACAGTGTGTGTTGCCGCTGGATGGAGTTGGTGAGACCGTCGAACGCTTGATTGAGGCTGGGGCAGCGGAGAATTGGCCCGCTGTGCTGCCTTTCGCGATTGCGGATCGGTTGCGCGAAGCGCTGGAAATGCCCAAGACCGAGCGCATCCAGCACTTCGACCTGGCATCGGCGAATGCGTTGACGACGTTGGCAAGTCTCGGCCGCTATCAAGTAGCGGGACCTGAGCGTGTGTTCTCGTATCTCAGCGCGCTGGATGCGGATGTGTATAACCTGAAACTGGCCGTGTGCGGCCGTCTGAGCCGAATCGACAGCGAACTGCTGCGGCGGCGTTTGCGAGCATACCATGTCTAA
- a CDS encoding V-type ATP synthase subunit K, whose amino-acid sequence MDYQMSIEVARGLALAGAAFAFGLGGCGSAKGIYIASQQATGVLSEKPDLFGKLLIMVALPGTQGFYGFIIAIMMAIRTGLMAGKIIITPSTGIALLFVGALAGLVQYVSAINQGQASAAGIALTGRHPDKSGQALLFPALVETYAVVALLASILLIMWLTNPGANPPELPVNVLEYLKPAA is encoded by the coding sequence ATGGATTACCAAATGTCGATAGAAGTGGCGCGCGGACTTGCGCTTGCCGGCGCGGCCTTCGCCTTTGGTCTGGGAGGCTGCGGGTCAGCCAAAGGAATCTATATTGCGTCGCAGCAGGCGACCGGCGTGCTGAGCGAGAAACCGGATCTGTTCGGCAAGCTGCTGATCATGGTGGCGCTTCCCGGCACGCAGGGATTCTACGGGTTCATCATCGCCATCATGATGGCCATTCGAACCGGTCTCATGGCAGGCAAGATCATCATCACGCCGAGCACGGGCATTGCGCTGTTGTTTGTGGGCGCGCTGGCGGGACTTGTGCAATACGTCAGCGCGATCAACCAGGGGCAGGCATCCGCGGCCGGTATTGCGCTTACGGGACGCCATCCCGACAAGTCCGGCCAGGCTTTGTTGTTCCCGGCGCTTGTCGAGACCTACGCCGTGGTGGCCCTGTTGGCTTCGATTCTCCTTATCATGTGGCTGACCAATCCCGGCGCGAATCCGCCCGAACTGCCTGTGAACGTGCTTGAATACCTCAAGCCCGCCGCATAA
- a CDS encoding methyltransferase domain-containing protein has product MQYPDWHWNEMQQIGTDYADLAEVEAYDQRMAGFRDVDSENRGMLSALALQPGAAVLEIGCGTGRFVRAAAAAGLQATAVDVSEIMLEYLRGCLEKEHLPSVETRHAGFLTMDFPEETFDAVVSGAALHHLPDAWKLVALRNVPRVLKCKGQFVLRDVVFALRGDETPEMCFERMASSFPNMRTEAARHVRQEFSTYDWIMEGLLRQAGFEILRAENPSGLFAEYHCVKSC; this is encoded by the coding sequence ATGCAGTACCCGGATTGGCACTGGAACGAGATGCAACAGATCGGCACCGACTATGCCGACTTGGCGGAAGTGGAAGCTTACGACCAGCGGATGGCGGGCTTTCGTGATGTTGATTCCGAGAACCGCGGGATGCTTTCCGCGCTGGCGTTGCAGCCCGGCGCGGCGGTATTGGAAATTGGTTGCGGTACCGGGCGATTTGTTCGAGCAGCGGCCGCAGCCGGGTTGCAGGCTACCGCCGTTGACGTTTCGGAGATAATGCTTGAATACCTGCGGGGATGCCTGGAAAAGGAGCACCTGCCATCGGTCGAGACGCGTCACGCGGGGTTTCTGACCATGGACTTCCCCGAGGAGACGTTCGATGCCGTGGTGTCTGGCGCGGCACTCCATCACCTGCCCGACGCGTGGAAGCTGGTAGCGCTCCGGAACGTGCCGCGGGTTCTTAAGTGTAAGGGGCAGTTTGTGTTGCGAGATGTCGTGTTCGCTTTGCGCGGAGACGAGACGCCGGAAATGTGCTTCGAGCGCATGGCATCCAGTTTTCCCAATATGAGGACCGAGGCCGCGCGGCACGTGCGGCAGGAGTTCAGCACCTACGATTGGATTATGGAGGGCTTGCTCAGGCAGGCGGGGTTCGAGATTCTGCGAGCGGAGAATCCCAGCGGCCTTTTCGCCGAGTATCACTGCGTTAAGTCTTGCTGA
- a CDS encoding extracellular solute-binding protein, with amino-acid sequence MRKQLVTAAILTIAAFGLAGCGDQPVSNSGADAGVGGNASGRVFAPIDPNAVVFWDRQTMETADLMTQIAGEFNAGRQGLPLKVEYLGEYNDLYRKVSLSIQARELPGMAVSYESMTAEYAASGAAIALDDYVHDPEIGFAKEEFEDFFPSVIETNTFAQLGNKMYSFPLCKSVLMMYFNKAVLAKAGITEPPKTWDEFLDQCRQIKAKTGKHAYAISVDCSTVDGWIFSMGGQVTDGTRLLYDSPAAIKTFELLETLAKEGLAYQIQPGSYFDREDFAHDEVAFFFRSSSHKPYTQMLMAARPNDWGMAMIPQADPANPKTVLYGPNICIFKTTEEQQKVAWGFVKYFTSRDVGVRWALASGYVPIRKSAANHPDILKHWEQWPYNRAAFDCLQYAKAEPNLAGWQEVRALVERAESAVLSKMKSGKQAAQDLQAQATSALASR; translated from the coding sequence ATGCGAAAGCAACTCGTCACTGCCGCGATTCTGACGATAGCCGCCTTCGGGCTGGCCGGGTGCGGGGACCAGCCTGTCAGCAACTCCGGCGCCGATGCCGGCGTGGGCGGGAACGCATCCGGACGCGTCTTTGCGCCCATCGATCCCAATGCCGTTGTGTTCTGGGACCGCCAGACGATGGAAACGGCCGACTTGATGACTCAGATTGCCGGCGAATTCAATGCTGGCAGACAGGGGCTTCCGCTCAAGGTTGAGTATCTGGGCGAGTACAACGATTTGTACCGCAAGGTGTCGCTCAGCATCCAGGCGCGCGAGCTTCCCGGAATGGCCGTATCCTACGAGAGCATGACCGCCGAATACGCGGCAAGCGGGGCAGCAATCGCGCTCGATGACTACGTGCACGATCCCGAAATTGGATTCGCCAAAGAGGAATTCGAGGACTTCTTCCCGAGCGTTATCGAGACCAACACATTTGCCCAGCTTGGCAACAAGATGTATAGCTTTCCCCTGTGCAAGAGCGTGCTCATGATGTATTTCAACAAGGCTGTGCTTGCCAAGGCGGGAATTACCGAACCTCCGAAGACTTGGGACGAGTTCCTCGACCAGTGCCGCCAGATCAAGGCGAAGACAGGCAAGCATGCTTACGCCATTAGCGTGGATTGTTCCACGGTGGATGGCTGGATCTTCAGCATGGGAGGGCAGGTTACAGACGGCACGAGGCTGTTGTACGATTCCCCGGCGGCCATTAAGACCTTTGAGCTTCTGGAGACGCTTGCCAAAGAGGGTCTGGCCTACCAGATTCAGCCTGGGTCGTACTTCGATCGAGAGGACTTTGCGCACGACGAGGTAGCGTTCTTCTTCAGGTCCAGCAGCCACAAGCCCTACACGCAGATGCTCATGGCGGCGCGACCCAACGATTGGGGCATGGCCATGATCCCGCAAGCGGACCCGGCGAACCCGAAGACGGTGCTCTACGGCCCCAATATATGCATTTTCAAGACGACGGAAGAGCAGCAGAAGGTAGCGTGGGGATTTGTGAAGTACTTCACGTCGCGCGATGTGGGTGTGCGTTGGGCTCTGGCGTCCGGGTATGTGCCCATTCGCAAGTCGGCAGCCAACCATCCCGACATCCTAAAGCACTGGGAGCAGTGGCCGTACAACCGAGCGGCATTCGATTGTCTGCAATATGCCAAGGCCGAGCCTAATCTCGCGGGATGGCAGGAAGTGCGGGCCTTGGTAGAACGGGCAGAAAGCGCGGTTTTGTCTAAAATGAAAAGCGGGAAACAGGCGGCTCAAGACCTGCAAGCGCAGGCTACTTCCGCACTGGCTTCCCGCTGA
- a CDS encoding carbohydrate ABC transporter permease encodes MIRKGIILLLLASGAIVTTFPFVWMIGTAFKTMSEASSSTLSLFPEVWQWQNPRQTFEEAPFKIYFYNSFVVAFSVTAAVVVTSILAGYAFARLRFPGRQVVFGIILATMMIPFEVTLIPNFLLIRSLDLYNSYGALIIPWCANAFSIFLVRQSFMSLPGDYYDAATVDGCGHLRFLTWIATPLIKPTAVTVALFAFLSSYNALMWPIVVTSDRDMRVVQYGLTVFFGEAGVKVNLLMCAAAIVILPTVALYFAAQKYFLESSLSAGIKG; translated from the coding sequence ATGATACGCAAGGGGATCATATTGCTGCTGCTCGCGAGCGGGGCGATTGTTACCACGTTTCCGTTCGTGTGGATGATTGGAACCGCATTCAAGACCATGAGCGAGGCCAGTTCGTCTACGCTTTCTCTCTTTCCGGAAGTGTGGCAGTGGCAGAATCCACGCCAGACGTTCGAGGAAGCCCCCTTCAAGATCTACTTCTACAATTCGTTTGTCGTGGCCTTCTCGGTGACGGCCGCCGTTGTTGTGACTTCGATACTGGCAGGATACGCATTTGCCCGGCTCCGCTTCCCGGGACGGCAGGTGGTATTCGGGATCATCCTCGCTACCATGATGATCCCGTTTGAAGTCACGCTCATACCCAACTTCCTGCTAATACGATCGCTGGATTTATACAATTCCTACGGGGCGCTGATCATACCCTGGTGCGCCAATGCGTTTTCGATATTCCTGGTCCGTCAGTCGTTCATGTCTCTGCCCGGCGACTATTACGACGCGGCCACGGTTGATGGCTGCGGACACCTGCGTTTTCTGACTTGGATCGCTACGCCGCTGATCAAGCCTACGGCGGTAACGGTGGCGTTGTTTGCGTTTCTGAGCAGCTACAATGCGCTGATGTGGCCGATTGTCGTGACCAGCGATCGCGACATGCGCGTGGTGCAGTATGGGCTGACCGTGTTCTTCGGGGAAGCGGGCGTTAAGGTGAATCTGCTGATGTGCGCGGCTGCGATTGTCATCCTTCCGACGGTGGCGCTATACTTCGCCGCACAGAAGTATTTCCTTGAAAGCTCACTGAGCGCCGGGATTAAGGGTTAG
- a CDS encoding sugar ABC transporter permease — protein sequence MAIALDRVLSFIDNVFDAIRGRRSRDAVIAGVLLSPTLLILGVFGIYPLGYAVYLSLRNVRDDVFIGAANYARAWHDPEFWRSLTVTIYYALGTIPLTMLFSFIVAMMLFRLGRGRGLFRTLYFLPYVTSVVAVATVWRILLRTQSGFINSLLISIGLSPQAWLTEPRGVLHLLTGGYVPPTVGPSLALSCVIVFDIWHASGFMIVIFLAGLTAIPRELEEAAIIDGASRWQVTRSIIFPLLSPTFFFLSVVGAIKAFQSFNSFYALTNTARSEDTQNLVVYIFAQLYEMNNYGYGAAIAVLMCIGIVALTLIQWRLIGRRVHYG from the coding sequence ATGGCGATCGCACTCGACCGGGTTCTATCCTTCATTGACAATGTCTTCGATGCTATCCGGGGACGCCGCTCGCGAGACGCCGTGATTGCGGGCGTATTGCTCAGCCCCACACTTCTGATATTGGGTGTGTTCGGCATCTATCCACTGGGCTACGCGGTGTACCTCAGCCTGCGCAACGTTCGCGATGACGTGTTCATTGGCGCGGCCAACTACGCGCGCGCGTGGCATGACCCCGAGTTTTGGCGCAGCCTCACGGTAACCATCTACTATGCCCTCGGGACAATTCCACTCACGATGCTCTTCAGCTTCATTGTCGCGATGATGCTGTTTCGGCTGGGCCGGGGGCGTGGTCTCTTCCGGACGCTGTATTTCCTGCCGTACGTGACTTCCGTGGTTGCCGTAGCGACCGTTTGGCGCATTCTGCTGCGCACGCAAAGCGGCTTCATCAACTCGTTGCTTATTTCTATTGGATTGAGTCCGCAAGCCTGGTTGACGGAACCGCGCGGCGTGCTGCATCTCCTTACGGGCGGCTATGTACCGCCGACGGTTGGCCCAAGTCTGGCGTTGTCATGCGTCATCGTATTTGATATCTGGCACGCCAGCGGATTCATGATCGTCATTTTCCTCGCTGGTCTTACCGCGATTCCGCGTGAATTGGAGGAGGCGGCGATTATCGACGGCGCAAGCCGTTGGCAAGTGACTCGGAGCATTATCTTTCCGCTCCTGTCTCCAACATTCTTCTTCTTGTCCGTTGTGGGAGCGATCAAGGCTTTTCAGTCGTTCAATAGCTTCTACGCATTGACAAACACGGCGCGCAGCGAGGATACCCAGAATCTGGTCGTATACATCTTCGCGCAACTCTACGAGATGAACAATTACGGATACGGAGCGGCTATCGCGGTGCTGATGTGTATCGGCATTGTTGCCTTGACGCTGATTCAGTGGCGTTTGATCGGGCGCAGGGTGCATTACGGATGA
- a CDS encoding 3-deoxy-D-manno-octulosonic acid transferase translates to METALLASMRQLLYDIALTCAAPAGAVWLAVQRRNRPLLARFSPRVPLVGTSPIWLHACSVGEVNVAKRLIPAIKEAMPETAILLTCSTVTGMALARESFADTPIAWFPFDHAIAVRRFYSAARPRMLVLIETELWPNVIREAHRRRVPVVMVNARISDKHFRRYRRAPRLFRDTLSRVAAAGAQNAAYTERLVSLGLPLEAAHVTGNVKFDGTTMEVPSEVRDGLRAACGIAATDQVLVFGSTRPGDEALAATCWEALRGEFPALKLVIAPRHAKRIEEALSPFNEPILRRSRAKEGATPGGERIIAVDTLGELVAFYSLADVAVVGGSFYPGVNGHNPLEPAALGVATVFGPYMSNFPDPARVLAECGGAVQVQAPEELPGTLRDLLQSPERRRAMGERSREAIVANQGAVARTVGLLSEVLLKSTRPA, encoded by the coding sequence ATGGAAACCGCCCTTCTTGCATCTATGAGGCAATTGCTCTACGACATTGCGTTGACGTGTGCGGCGCCCGCGGGCGCCGTATGGCTCGCCGTGCAACGAAGGAACCGTCCTCTTCTGGCCCGGTTTTCGCCGAGAGTGCCACTCGTAGGGACCTCGCCGATTTGGCTGCACGCGTGCAGCGTCGGTGAAGTCAACGTTGCGAAGCGTCTCATTCCGGCCATCAAAGAGGCCATGCCGGAGACCGCGATTCTATTGACGTGCTCGACCGTGACCGGCATGGCGCTGGCCAGGGAGTCATTCGCTGACACGCCGATAGCCTGGTTCCCATTCGACCATGCCATAGCTGTCCGGCGCTTCTATTCCGCGGCAAGACCTCGAATGCTTGTTCTGATCGAGACCGAGTTGTGGCCCAACGTCATTCGTGAAGCGCATCGGCGGCGAGTCCCTGTTGTGATGGTCAACGCGCGGATTAGCGACAAGCACTTCCGCCGCTATCGGCGCGCACCAAGGCTGTTTCGCGACACGTTATCTCGCGTGGCCGCGGCCGGGGCACAGAATGCGGCGTATACCGAGCGACTCGTAAGCCTAGGCTTGCCCCTTGAAGCGGCGCACGTGACAGGAAACGTCAAGTTCGACGGCACGACGATGGAGGTCCCGTCGGAGGTGCGAGACGGATTGCGCGCGGCGTGCGGAATTGCGGCTACCGATCAGGTGCTCGTATTTGGCAGCACGCGTCCCGGAGATGAAGCACTCGCGGCGACGTGTTGGGAGGCTCTCCGAGGGGAGTTCCCCGCCTTGAAGCTGGTCATCGCGCCGCGTCACGCAAAGCGTATCGAGGAGGCACTAAGCCCGTTCAATGAACCGATACTGCGCCGATCGCGCGCGAAGGAAGGCGCTACGCCGGGGGGAGAGCGTATCATTGCGGTGGATACGCTTGGGGAACTGGTCGCATTCTACTCGCTGGCGGACGTGGCCGTAGTTGGCGGCAGTTTCTATCCTGGGGTTAATGGGCACAATCCGCTTGAACCGGCCGCGCTCGGAGTCGCCACGGTATTCGGACCGTATATGAGCAATTTCCCCGATCCAGCCCGAGTATTGGCAGAGTGCGGCGGCGCGGTGCAGGTGCAAGCGCCCGAGGAACTGCCGGGCACGTTGAGGGATTTACTGCAATCTCCCGAGCGGCGAAGGGCAATGGGCGAACGAAGCCGCGAGGCGATCGTTGCGAATCAGGGAGCCGTCGCGCGAACGGTTGGTCTTCTCTCCGAAGTTCTGTTGAAGTCCACTCGTCCTGCGTAG